TTGCTCCGGGAAGTGGCCCGATTCCCGTGTGATGGACGCGAGTCGCTGTATTCAGGGGTGCAGGAAGGACTGAACTGGGAACGCTGGCTGCATCCCTCGATGAGTTTTCGGGTGGATGTCACCGGGACAGCTCCCGGCCTTAATCACAGCCACTACTCCGCACTGCAAATCAAGAACGCGATCGTTGATCGACAATGCGACATCTGGGGACAACGGTCTTCGATCGATCTCGACGAACCTGATGTTTGCCTGCACGTGCATCTCGATCGAGAAGGTGGCGTGCTGAGTCTCGATGGATCAGGCGGCAGTCTCCACCGCCGCGGCTATCGCGCAGAAATGGGGGATGCTCCCCTCAAAGAGAATCTCGCCGCTGGCTTAATCCGCCTGAGTGGATGGACAGGAACCACTCCGCTCGTGGATCCCCTCTGTGGCTCGGGAACGTTGCTCATCGAAGCGGCGTCACTGGCTGCAGGGCATGCCCCTGGCCTCAACCGCAGCTTTGCCCTCGAAGGTTGGGCTGATTTTGATGACGACCTCTGGAGAGAGGAGAAAGAACGCGCGCTCAAGCGCCAAGAGCAGGGCCAATTCCAACCCCTCATCATTGGCTGCGAACAGGATCCATCGATCGCCAAACAGGCTCGCAACAACGTTGAGGCCGCTGGTCTTTCCCACTTGATCTCGATCCAAACGGGAGATTTCCGAGATCTCCAGCTTCCAAAAGGACCGGGAACGATCGTTTGCAATCCTCCCTATGGCTTACGCATCGGAGCCGATCAGGATCTCGAGGCGCTCTACGGAGATCTCGGAGCAATGGTGAAAAGCCAAGCCTCAGGATGGGATTTTTGGTTGCTTAGCGGTAATGCTGGCGTCACAGGAGCCCTCCGAATGAGAGCGTCCCGACGGATCCCGATCAACAACGGAGGCATCGACTGCCGCTGGTTGCATTACCAAGTGCGCTGACCGCAATCGATCAACGCCCCATCACGGCACGGGTGGTTTTGGACAACCCTTCGAGGGTCTGCGGCAGATAGGGCCCCTTGGCCAGCTGTCCTCCAATCCGCAAGCTCGCACCCGCAACCACCACATTCAACGACGCAAGGGTGAGCAACGACTGCAGCAACGTCCAACTGAAAGCGGTCAACGACCAGACCACAAAAGCCGTCTCAACAGCCACGAGAGCCAAGAGCATCAAGGTTCCGCCCATGGCCAAAAACACACCCCCGCCAATCAGGCGGCGCTTCTCTCGACCAACTTCCTGCAGAGCAATACGGACATGCAGGTCCATCACCGAAGCGGCTAGCGAGGTCACTCGACCCGCCGCGCCGAGACTTCTTGGGCGGCTCTCCTGAGATCCAGGTAGTTCACTCATGAGGAACGACGACCTCCGGTGAGCAGGGCACCAACAAGAAGGCCAACCCCAGCAGCGATGGCGATGGCCAGCAGCGGCCGCTCTCGCACGGGGCGTTCAATCTTGGGTCGCAAGGTGGCATTGAGATCATCAAGCAGCTGCTCGAGTTGCTCTTCAAGGGGTTCGAGGGTGTCGGCAAAACTGCGCACGCTCTCACCGGGCTGATGCATCAGATCTTCCAGCTGTTGCTGCACGGTTTGCACCGCTCGATCGCTTTGGGAAGCAATCAAGTGCACAACCTCATCAAAACTGCCCCGGGTGGCCTCTAAGGCTTGATGCGTCACCTCGGGCCAACGACGCTGGATTTCAGGGACGAGAGACTCAAAATGATCCCGAAACCGCTGCGCAAAATCCTTGTCTTCCTCTTGGGATGGAGCTGAGTCCATGGGTAGGGGTAACGCCTTTTTCAGACTAGGGATGGTGTCGAGAAGATGACACCCATCTCAGCGCAACTGTCTCGATACCTATTCCTAGAGCAC
This portion of the Synechococcus sp. ROS8604 genome encodes:
- a CDS encoding class I SAM-dependent RNA methyltransferase; this translates as MKKTKANFERIKGVSVLPQGLEEAGVTELLALGAKAVKPLRRAVSFEADMACFYRLHLQCRLPFRLLREVARFPCDGRESLYSGVQEGLNWERWLHPSMSFRVDVTGTAPGLNHSHYSALQIKNAIVDRQCDIWGQRSSIDLDEPDVCLHVHLDREGGVLSLDGSGGSLHRRGYRAEMGDAPLKENLAAGLIRLSGWTGTTPLVDPLCGSGTLLIEAASLAAGHAPGLNRSFALEGWADFDDDLWREEKERALKRQEQGQFQPLIIGCEQDPSIAKQARNNVEAAGLSHLISIQTGDFRDLQLPKGPGTIVCNPPYGLRIGADQDLEALYGDLGAMVKSQASGWDFWLLSGNAGVTGALRMRASRRIPINNGGIDCRWLHYQVR
- a CDS encoding phage holin family protein, with product MSELPGSQESRPRSLGAAGRVTSLAASVMDLHVRIALQEVGREKRRLIGGGVFLAMGGTLMLLALVAVETAFVVWSLTAFSWTLLQSLLTLASLNVVVAGASLRIGGQLAKGPYLPQTLEGLSKTTRAVMGR
- a CDS encoding YqjD family protein produces the protein MDSAPSQEEDKDFAQRFRDHFESLVPEIQRRWPEVTHQALEATRGSFDEVVHLIASQSDRAVQTVQQQLEDLMHQPGESVRSFADTLEPLEEQLEQLLDDLNATLRPKIERPVRERPLLAIAIAAGVGLLVGALLTGGRRSS